Proteins encoded together in one Capricornis sumatraensis isolate serow.1 chromosome 3, serow.2, whole genome shotgun sequence window:
- the LOC138075534 gene encoding putative olfactory receptor 4A4, with the protein MEQRNNVTEFVLLGLTQSIQGRKILFVMFLFIYIVTMVGNLLIVLTVVVSPILYTPMYFFLGCLSFMDAIYSTTVTPNMIIDLLYGRKTISFQACVTQLFIWHFFGGADIFLLVVMAYDRYVAICKPLHYLTIMKKRVCVLLLLLTWIGGFLHGVFHPLFVYNLPFCGPNVIDHFMCDMYPLLKLACTDTQVTAIIVLTNDGAICVIIFSLLLISYGVILHSLKNRGQVGRHKALSTCGSQITVVILFFVPCIFMYIRPPFTLSVDKSLTLFYSIITPMLNPLIYTLRNGEMKNAMKKLWTTKRK; encoded by the coding sequence ATGGAACAAAGGAACAATGTAACTGAATTTGTCCTTTTGGGGCTCACTCAAAGCATCCAGGGCCGGAAAATATTATTTGTCATGTTCTTGTTCATTTATATTGTGACCATGGTGGGCAACCTACTTATTGTCCTGACTGTGGTGGTCAGTCCAATCCTGTATACCCCTATGTACTTCTTTCTTGGCTGTTTATCATTTATGGATGCTATTTATTCTACTACAGTCACACCAAATATGATTATAGACTTACTGTATGGAAGGAAAaccatttccttccaggcttgCGTGACCCAGCTTTTTATTTGGCACTTTTTTGGTGGTGCTGATATATTCCTCCTGGTggtcatggcctatgaccgctatgtaGCCATCTGCAAACCTTTGCATTATTTGACCATCATGAAAAAGCGAGTGTGtgttctgttgctgctgttgaCCTGGATTGGTGGGTTTTTACATGGTGTATTTCATCCTCTCTTTGTCTACAATCTTCCCTTCTGTGGCCCCAATGTCATTGACCACTTTATGTGTGACATGTACCCCTTGTTAAAACTTGCTTGCACTGACACCCAAGTTACTGCCATTATAGTACTTACCAATGATGGGGCAATATGTGTGATCATCTTTTCTCTCTTACTCATCTCCTATGGGGTCATTCTGCACTCCCTGAAGAATCGTGGTCAGGTAGGGAGGCACAAAGCCTTGTCCACCTGTGGCTCCCAAATTACTGTGGTGATCCTCTTCTTTGTGCcctgtatttttatgtatatcaGACCTCCTTTTACCTTGTCCGTTGATAAATCCTTGACTCTGTTTTACAGCATTATCACCCCTATGTTGAACCCACTCATCTATACTCTGAGAAATGGCGAGATGAAAAATGCCATGAAAAAGCTC